ACCCTCCAGATGATCTCTTACTTAAGACTTCAGATGAATGGAACTGCTTCTTGGACTGCCTATTTTCCTTGTAGTAAGGCCTGCTGGACCTATTTTGTGATTGTCTGAACCTGCCTTGGGCTTTGGTAACATTTAATACAGTTCCATTCCTCGCAGGTGCTCCAAGACCATAACTACTCCCCTTTCTAGTCAACCTTCCATGTAACTGCTGTGTTCCATGAAGGTTGCCCCCCTCCCGGTTTTGATCAATCCGACTTGAGATCTTGTTCCTTCTTGAGGAATGGGTTGCTCGGTGATCACCACTGAACCTCCATCTCCTAAGATGGTCTCGTAGATCCACAGTTCTCCGACCATCAACTGCCAAATCCACAGGCCGGAATTTCCTCTTTCGGGGCAAAATAGGGttcaatattctctctcttgaGTGCCCAGGAGCCTTTCTCGGGTATTCAAATACATGCTCGTGATCAAATTGATCATAAGAATCAAGGCTCTCTTGTTTATACAAAATCCCTGCATCAGGGTAAGCAGGATCATACGCTTCAGAGTCTTTGTACTCGTGCCCTAAGAAATGCCCATCAAAGTCTTGGCCATCCCTACCATTGGCTAGTAAGTATTGATCTGGATCATTTTCATATACTAAGTTCTCTAATCTATCATCTACGAGAACATCAAAGCCTGGAGATGATTCAAGCCAGTCTTCTCGCTCAATATGACCTTCAAATTGTTCCTCTGAATTTGTATCAGTGCACACAACTGATCTTCTCTGAATCAAGCCCCTCCCCAGAAGAAATGCATCTGACTCAACTCCTGCAGCCTCTTCACATTCAGATGAAGATATATCAGGAGAACTACTTTGATCCTTGACAATACCAAGAGTTGATGTGTCAACATTCTCTTTTGGCCTGATCTCTGCTTGAACTGCAATTTCAGGAAGGGCCTGAGGTGGATTAGGATGGGGAACTATTGGTACAGGTCCTGTACTACTTCCTTTAGATGTCATATTCTCCAAAATAGGAGCCTCGCCAACTCCAGACAGTGTCTTTGAGGTTTTCCCAGCAGGTGTCCCATTATCAGGTCCATGAAGAAAAGAGCATCTATCACCTTTACTGCAGAACCCactgaaataaaaataacaggGAACATTGACCTTGTTCACAGGTGCAGAGTTCCAATTGTCCGGAATAGCAGATTCAAATGACAGTTCCTTCTGTGCTTCGAATGGCTACaacaaaagataaataaataaataaaaatgacacATTCTCCAATAGCAGTGGAATGGTTACAAGACAAAAAGATCAACCATAATAAAATTAAGcactttttatttatcaaaatacaaataaatgagAGATGGTTAGTTATGCTACAAAGGTCTAGGAAAATGAAATTACTTCAGGGGAATGCTTTGCATACAAGTTTTTCCACAGAAGTTTTATACAAAATGATGTGATTCTTTTACTTCATCGAGagagttggaaaaaaaaaaacacattataataattcatatttatgaaaatatcattgacaCATCATTTGTGGCATTTTCGTATACAAATTCCACACTGACATCAGTCTCCATTAGAAATACTTGGTAgataaataaaagcaaaaacCAAGGCTGTTTAAATATCTATTCAGTTTCTACTCAACGCCTTCATTGTACTTCATCTTTAACAGTAATTTCACCATGTTATCTTGCATGGAATACAAAATCACATCAGAATTGTGGCCATTTCTAAAACATGTTTGAGATGCACGAATTCATGTTTTATGTTTCTCTAGAAACTAACTATGCAAGTAACTTGTCCAAAATTCATAGCTAACTTTTAAAATACAGtctacttttattttcttccaccAAAACTTAGCAAAAGTACAGGAGAACTAAAAAGGGCAGCCTTCCAATATtagtgatttttcttttcaattttcaaggaGTATCCCAATTAGACCACCTTTAATGGTTGGCATGGGACCTCTCAAAATCAAATGAACACTGGTTTAAACTGTTTAGGTCCCAAAATTCAACTCACTACCTTgcagaaaaattgaattttaccATTCTGTTTTCTCCAAGAAAATAGTAACTTCGTCTGCTGAATATGGCATTTAACTTATATCTAATTTATTACCAATAATATAGAAATGCTGATTACAATAATATAGGAATGCTGAAACCAGTTAGACATCAACAAATTATGACAGTTCACTTCCGagtttagtttctttttttcaataatGAATATCAAAGACATGTCAACGGCCTTCATTGGCATTTGGCACTAATAGTTAATTATAGggttaaataaaaaagtaatagCTTCATAAACATACACTCCCTGCAGCTTGGTGAAATGGGGAGATCTATGCCATGTTCAATGATTCTAACACCCAATATTTGTTAGGAACAACAGTTAGAAATGACTTTTATGCAAGCACAGTAAGACATTGGGCCAGCCTCCAGCACCATGGCTTTTATACAAATGATAGGTAAATGGTAAAAACTTAACAAGCAATCAAAACCCAGCACCACCATCTAACATTAATGGCATGGAAAACTCCTATTAGTCTCCCTTTATTTTCCTCACAAAGGGCAAGGAtataccaaatatatatatatatatatatattcaagtgGAGGCAAGAAAATAATGTTAACTACAGAACTTAAAATGAATTCTCAGATGCTATCATGAAAAAGTAAGAAGATTTCGAACAAGTAGTATCCCAACCCAGAATTCTGCTATCAGCATTTATAAAACCAAAGCCCACATTCTTGTGTTTCTCAAGGTGAACCCAAGAATATGACCACACAAGAAGTTAGAATTTATGCACCAGAAATTAAGACAAGTGACAAAtgtttaaaggaaaaatgattATCTTTTAATGACTTTATCCCAACACAATTAGTTTACGAATTACTAGTGATTCAACCAAGAAAGCATTGAAATCCAAAGGTAATATGAGTTTACAGGATGTCGAAATGCGCAAGAGGGATTAAGACAGCTCCCCGCCAACCAATACCAGCAATCTCTGGGGTTGAGTCTAGCCATCTCACTGTGCCTATATTCACATTCAATCCCCTACAGAGAATATTTCACAAGCAAAGTTAGCAACTTGCAGTTCATAGACCCTTAAACCAGCTCTATAAATTTGAAAAGGATAATACACAGCcacagattttattttttttttcaataccaCAAGtctaaaacaaattttaaaaaaaaaaattactacaGGCTTGAAACTGTTGAACAAAATACTGCAGTTTCTTCCACAGTTCCACCTCAACAGCCACACTGGAATAGTTCAGTGTAGCAGTTACAGCTGACTTGCTGTGTGACCCCAGCAAGTACACTTTATAAATATTTGCCATTTgaactttctattttttttctcaatatatAAAGTAAGCAACTGGTGCCACCAGCACCTTACTAGCAGCATTAAATAGCTTAAGCTTCTAAAACCCATTCTCCTTAAGCAGCTTTACAACTGTGGAGGGAGGCAGTGGATGAGTTTCCTGTGTTTTCCAGTTTGCTCCAATCCCATTCACTGAACCCTCCACCACTGCCATCATCATCCACAGCTACAGCATGATAAAACCAAACCTAGAACTCAATCCCCCAAACCCCACAACCATGATTCCTGATACAGCTAGCTTGGCACCTAAATTACTATGATAATTAAGATAAGCGCAAAAAAGATAACTAAAACCCCAAAGGATCACAAGATTAGAAGCTAATTCAAGTAATACTGTAAAAGTGGTCTGACACCAAAATTGATCTCCAAGAAAGTAAAGTTGTTTTCTTGGATTCTTGCTACTAAAGAACTTGCTCAGGAAATAGTTTTCTTGGCTTCTTGCAGTAAAGATTAGATGCCATTTGATGCTGTTAGTAAGCCGCTGGTGGAACCAGcgatttgttatattttggggAAAAACAAAATAGCAGACTCGTTGATGTCACTGACGAGTTTCCTATTCAATCTGCCACATTGGAACGCTTTTAGCGGGGACAATGAGTTGGAAGAAATTGTAGTATTTTGCAAAATAGTTTCAGGGCTCTTCAAATATCTTCTAAAATTGAATCATTTTAAGAAGTCCAAAACCACACATGCAAGAGCATAGGtgaattttttctctttattaatTGTTTTGGAAAATAGCAAAATATGAACGAATTAATTTAGTGATGTCACAAGACAGGCATTTCAAACATAAAATCTACTTAGGAACCTAAGAACTTAAATTAAAATCCACTTAAAATTCAACTCAACtaaactttctttctttctttctttctttcttcaaatcaCATAGGGTTGGATACTTGGACCCTCTTTCTTCATTCCATTTATCAGGGGAAATAGTTTGGGTGACACAGCAAAGGTACACATGCAAGTGAGTAACCATGGAGTCACACATACGCAGACATTGGTACAGGTCCAGACCATGGCCCCTGCATAAAGATTTCAAGAaacatcccccccccccaaaaaaaaataaaaataaagaaacccTAACTGGCAGTTTCTTTCTTACAAGGACATTCATCGTGGCACATTTGACACTGATTGAGCGAATTTAAGCCCTCTTTCACAAGTTAAAGAATTTGAGCGCAACGATccaaaaaagaaagtaaataaaCAGACACATTATTGAAAATTCTCAAGATCACGATCACCAAGAACCCCGAAACAAATACACGCGTGTAGGCAACCACACATCAGCAAACGAAATTAAGCCCTAAATCACCGGCGAATGCGCAAACTGAAAACAAATTCCAAACAAAAGAACCGAAAGGTGCCGCGAAGAAGCAAACCACGAATCGAAATTGAGAAAGATTTGGAGTGCTAAGATACCTTCTTGCAGGTGAGGGGAGAGGCCAAGAAGTAGACGCAGTCGGTGTTCCGCTTCTGCAATTCCTCCTCATCCATTTCTTGAAGTAAGAAACGGAGActtccacagagagagagagagagagagagagagagagattaatttCGTCTATAATCGcaatagaagaagaaatgggcGGAGAGATCGTAATCTTCAGTTACAaggcagagagagagatatatatatagagagagagagagagatggagagagagagagagagagagagagagttgtgagCTTCTGAGCTTCTCGAAACCTATTTCAATAGAATTACAatcagaattttaattttaacgttTTAATAATTCTATCTGAGCTAAAATTTCGTAATTTTAATATTCGGAATTGgtggaattaaaataaaaattacaattctAACCCCatagttttaataattttaataagaattttattattctaatatttgaaataataataaagtatttaaaaatagaattaaattctacTTTCTTTGGAACAAGATGGAAATATAATTACATGAACAGTtttgtcatattattttttaaaaaaaattatatttgatatttttaaagtttaagataattataaaaattatccgTTTGAAAAAATACGAGTATCCTTAAAAATTAATGttgtgttgtaatttttttgatacTAATTAACcatagttaaatatttttttaatgaccaaaatacccttgtatttcaaaaaaaaattgtcttatctctttatctgtttctctttcttccttctccgtTGAC
The sequence above is a segment of the Diospyros lotus cultivar Yz01 chromosome 7, ASM1463336v1, whole genome shotgun sequence genome. Coding sequences within it:
- the LOC127806980 gene encoding zinc finger CCCH domain-containing protein 34-like translates to MDEEELQKRNTDCVYFLASPLTCKKGIECEYRHSEMARLNPRDCWYWLAGSCLNPSCAFRHPPFEAQKELSFESAIPDNWNSAPVNKVNVPCYFYFSGFCSKGDRCSFLHGPDNGTPAGKTSKTLSGVGEAPILENMTSKGSSTGPVPIVPHPNPPQALPEIAVQAEIRPKENVDTSTLGIVKDQSSSPDISSSECEEAAGVESDAFLLGRGLIQRRSVVCTDTNSEEQFEGHIEREDWLESSPGFDVLVDDRLENLVYENDPDQYLLANGRDGQDFDGHFLGHEYKDSEAYDPAYPDAGILYKQESLDSYDQFDHEHVFEYPRKAPGHSRERILNPILPRKRKFRPVDLAVDGRRTVDLRDHLRRWRFSGDHRATHSSRRNKISSRIDQNREGGNLHGTQQLHGRLTRKGSSYGLGAPARNGTVLNVTKAQGRFRQSQNRSSRPYYKENRQSKKQFHSSEVLSKRSSGGSVMFSGPKTLAQIKEEKRLAKGDVDSSGKLGHPNQKMSEEFQSPKPLSEILEDKKKLHAVVDVNSNCS